Sequence from the Corynebacterium tuberculostearicum genome:
GCGATCACGGCGCTGCACGCCTGTGGTGCCAGCGCGAGGCCTGCCAGCCACGGCTCGTATCCCAGGTACTGCTGGAAGAAGAGGGAGAGCACGAAGAGTTGTCCGAAGAAGCTGATGTTGAGCGCGAGCCCTACCATTGCGGCCACGGAGAACCGGGCACGAGTGAACAAGGCCATCGGCAGCATCGGGTCCGGGTGTCGTCGCTCTGCGATGATGAACAGGGCGAGGAAGACGCCCCCGGCGATCAGCGCGGCTACCTGCCAGGGTGACCATCCGTTTTCGCCTGCGGTGATGACTGCATAGGTTACTGCCACCAGCGTGAGCACGGAGAGCACCTGTCCGGGTAGGTCCACCCGTCTCGCGCGACTGCCCGTGAGCGCGGGAATTGCCCACAAGGTGAGCAGACAGCCGATAGCGACGATGGGGAGGTTGACCCAGAACACCGCCCGCCACCCGATCGTCGACACCAGCGCTCCGCCCAGGACCGGTCCGATCGCGGCGGCAACACCTCCTGCGCCGCCCCACAGCCCGATGGCGCGTGCTCGTTCCTTCGGATCGTCGTACACAGCCGACAGCAATGCCAGAGAGCCCGGCACGATCGCTGCCGCGCCCACGCCCTGGACGGCGCGACCAGCGACGAGGAACCCGCCTGTGGGAGCGAGGGCGCACACGGCCGAGAGCACAGCAAAGACCACCAGGCCAGCGAGGTAGACCCTGCGGGCCCCGAGACGGTCGCATGCGGCCCCAGCTGTGAGAAGGAACGCGGCGAACACGAGGGTGTAAGCGTCGACGACCCACTGCAGTGAGCCCACCGTCGTGTCGAGGTCAGTGCCGATCTCGGCGAGGGCGACATTGACGATGGTCGTATCGAGCATGACGATGAAGAAACCGAGGAGGGTCGCGACCAGCGCCGTGCGCCGATGCGCGGTCATACGCGAGACTCCAGCGAAGCCTCGGCGGGCGGGTGGCCGAAGTAGGTGCGCTTGCTCAGGTCTTGATCCCAGGTCCGGTAGGACCGGTCCAGCAGTGTCGGCAGCACCAGATCGAACAGGCGCCAGGACGCGGCGAAGTGCATGTCCCGGATCTCCCTGGCCGTCTCTCCCCCGGTGAGCGCGAGGAGTTGCTGGGCGACGAGGGGGCCCTCGTCGAGCCCAGCTGTCGTTCGCACTGCGGAGACTCCGCCCTGGGTCTCGTGGTTCTCGGCCATCCAATAGAACGGTGCCAGCCCCGCATAGCGGGGCAACGGGCTGGGGTGGAAGTTGAGGGCGTCGTAGCTCGGAACCGCGAGGAGTCGCTGCCCGAGCCGCAGCTGGTAGTTGGCGACGATGAAGTAGTCCGGCGCCAGGCCCCCAATGGCGGTAATGAATTCGTCGGTGTTGATGTGCGCCGGCCGCAGCGTATGCACATCCAGCTCGGCGGCGTCCTTCGCGAGGTCGAGGGGCTCGGGCTC
This genomic interval carries:
- a CDS encoding formyltransferase family protein — protein: MTRMVLFTETNSVFGSYFLTRLARHDDVILAAVVLREPGALCDYYLDEPEPLDLAKDAAELDVHTLRPAHINTDEFITAIGGLAPDYFIVANYQLRLGQRLLAVPSYDALNFHPSPLPRYAGLAPFYWMAENHETQGGVSAVRTTAGLDEGPLVAQQLLALTGGETAREIRDMHFAASWRLFDLVLPTLLDRSYRTWDQDLSKRTYFGHPPAEASLESRV
- a CDS encoding MFS transporter, giving the protein MTAHRRTALVATLLGFFIVMLDTTIVNVALAEIGTDLDTTVGSLQWVVDAYTLVFAAFLLTAGAACDRLGARRVYLAGLVVFAVLSAVCALAPTGGFLVAGRAVQGVGAAAIVPGSLALLSAVYDDPKERARAIGLWGGAGGVAAAIGPVLGGALVSTIGWRAVFWVNLPIVAIGCLLTLWAIPALTGSRARRVDLPGQVLSVLTLVAVTYAVITAGENGWSPWQVAALIAGGVFLALFIIAERRHPDPMLPMALFTRARFSVAAMVGLALNISFFGQLFVLSLFFQQYLGYEPWLAGLALAPQACSAVIASPLGGRAVARWGAFPTMLTGLVVGTIGFSSLVLLTAETPYVVVAVLTFTAGFGMAFAMPAATSAAVASAPPEHVGIAGGVINAARQTGSVVGVAVLGVMVASGAFLTGFHTAVAVAGGVFGAAALVVAATIISHLQEPVTPEV